In Subdoligranulum variabile, the genomic stretch CCGGGCCGATCGCGATCCCGGCGGATGCGGATACACCGGTAAATGTATACATACAAGCCTCCTTTGACGGTTACAGCGGGGACATGCCGGTCAGAACCCGGCTGACCAAGGCTGTCACAAATTCTTCCGGCACAGCGGTGGCTAGAGCGCGTTCCGCCACAAGACTGCCGTCCTTGCCGCTCAGCAGCGCGGGAAAGCGATCAGCCGGGTCCTTGTCAAAGCTGCCCAGAAAAGCGGCCGCCAGAAGTTTAGGGGTGTAGGCCAGGTCCTCCGGCACATGCAGCCGTTCACAGGCCAGTTCCAACGGGGCCAGTGCTCCACGGGTGGGGGCACTGGGATTGGGGGCGAAGGGGGCCGGATAACCGGTGCGCTGCCGGGCGCTCTTTTCCACCCGGTCCATACCGGGGGCGCGGGCGTTGACTTCGGCCAGCAGCCGTTGATAGCCTTCTGCAAAACGGGAAAGAAACGCGTCGGGATCCGGTTGGATGGCATACGCGGTACCGCCCATGCGGCCAAACAGACGCAGGGTGTCAAAGTATCCCAGTGCCATGTTACGCGCCGCCCGTGCGGGATCAAAGTCCAGGGTGGGGCCCAGATTCCAGTGACTGCGCACGATGCGGGTGGGCAGTCCGGTGTTGTTCTGCCGTACGATGCCGATGCCGTCGATGTCCACTCCCAACAGTTCGGTGGCGCCCATGGAGGCGGCCAGCTGCAGGGGCATGTTGTCCCGCCAGCCGCCGTCGATGTATTTCACACCGTCGATTTCACGGGGGCGCAGCGCCGGAAAGCAGGCACTGGAGGCCAGCAGGTAATCCTTCAGCCGTCCCTGGGGGATGGCTTCAATGGGACACTGCAGGCTGCGCATGGTGGACATCTCGGTCATGACCAGACCAAAGTGAATCGGTGCCCGGCGTACGGCATCTTCGTCGATGAGGACGTCGATGCGCTCGGCCAGGGGTTCCACGTTCAGGCCGCCGCTGCGGATCACATCCTGAAAAAAGGCGTTCAGCTCTTCGGGGTTGAGGGTGGCGGGAACGTCCAGAACATCGTGAATCTCCAGGGATCGCCACAGCTCTTCCACCTCGCGGGCCTTGCCCAGGGTGAACATACAGCCGTTGAGCGTTCCTACACTGGCGCCGGTAATGATGGCGGGATGCCAGTCCAGCTCCTGCAGGGCGCGCCAGACGCCTACCTGGTAACTGCCCTTGGCGCCGCCGCCGGCCAGGACCAGCGCGCGCACAGGCTTGGATCTCGGCATGGCGGCACCCCTCCTTGCAGGTAAAATGGATATTTATACCCATTATACCATTCTCCACCGGGGATTGCTACCAGGAATTGCGTAACATTTTCGGGATTTTGTTCCCTTGGCGGTGCAGGACTTGCAAGAAAGGCGGAGAGCGTGTATCATGGAGACAGTGGAAACCATCCGGTTGCCTTGCTGTGCCCGGGTGGGGGAAGGAGATTCTTTATGGCAAAAAAACCGATTCTGGTGGTCATGGCCGCCGGCATGGGCAGCCGGTACGGCGGTCTGAAGCAGATTGATCCGGTGGGCCCCTCCGGGGAAGCCATCATCGACTACAGCCTCTACGACGCCCGCCGCGCGGGTTTTGAGACGGTTGTGTTTATCATCAAGCACGAAATCGAAGACGCTTTCAAGGAGGCTGTGGGAGCGCGGGCCCAGCGCGCCGGGCTGGAAGTCCGCTATGCCTACCAGCAGCTGGACAAGCTGCCGGAAGGCTTCCCTGTGCCGGAGGGACGCGTCAAACCCTGGGGCACGGCTCACGCCATTCTGGTGGCAGAGGAAGCCATCGGCGACGCCCCGTTTGCGGTCATCAACGCCGACGATTACTATGGTCCCCAGGGCTTCCGGCTGATCTACGACTACCTCAGCACCCATGCGGACGGCGACCGGTATGCCTGGTCAATGGTCGGGTTCCTGCTGGGCAATACGGTTAGCGCCAACGGCAGTGTCAGCCGCGGCGTCTGCGTTACGGATGCAAACAGCAATCTGGTCAGTGTGACCGAGCGCACCTGTATCGAACCCTATGACGGCGGTATCCATTTTACCGAGGACGGCGGCACCACCTGGACCGACCTGCCCGCCGACACAGTGGTCTCCATGAACCTGTGGGGCTTTACGCCGGGGTACATTGCCGAGGCAAAGGCCGGTTTTGCCGCCTTCCTGAAAGAGAATCTGCCGGTGAATCCGCTGAAGTGCGAGTACTACCTGCCCTCCGTGGTGACGGCTTCCCTGCAGCGGAAAGAAGCGGATGTCCATGTGCTGACCAGTGCCGACAAGTGGTACGGCATCACCTACCGCGAGGATAAGCCCGACCTTGTGGCGGCGCTGCAGAAGATGAGCGCCGACGGCTTGTATCCCACGGACAAACTGTTCTGATAAGGAAAACCATCATGCAATATACGGTAGGACAGATGGCGAAACGTCTGGGGGTGGCCCCTTCGACGCTGCGCTATTATGACAAGGAAGGGCTGCTGCCCTATGTGGAACGTTCGGACGGCGGCATCCGGGTCTTCAAGGAGAAGGACTACGAATGGCTGAGCATCATCGAATGCCTCAAGCAGTCGGGGCTTTCCATCAAGGAGATCCGGCGGTACATCGATCTGTGCTGGGAAGGGGATTCCACCATCCCGGAGCGGCTGCAGCTGTTTGTGAACCGGCGCCGGGCTGTGCAGCAGCAGATGGCCCAGCTGCAGAAGACGCTGGATCTGCTGGACTATAAGCTCTGGTTCTACCAGACCTCCGAGGCCGCCGGTACGACCTCCATCCATGATGGCCAGACGGCGGAAGATATCCCGGAGGAATACCGGGAAGCCTTCCAGCATGCCCATGGCCGCGGTGACAACTGAAAACAGCAAAAGCCCTCTGTCTTTTGGACAGAGGGCTTATCTTTGCGGCGGGAAAAGGCAGACACGCAGGAAAGCTGACTGCCATAGTATGGGTTACTCCAGGTTGCCGGTCAACAGCATGGCGGCGGTCAGTGCGGCCAGCGGCGCGGTCTCGCAGCGCAGAATGCGCGGCCCCAGACCCACGGTCATGGCACCGGCTTCTGCGGCGGCCGCGGCCTCCTCGGTGGAAAAGCCGCCTTCGCTGCCGGTGACCAGGGCCAGCCGCTGCGCACAGCCGGGGGTCAGCAGTTCCCGCAAGGGGGAACCTCCTCCCTCGTAGAAAAAGAGCGATTTGTCGTAGGCGGACAGGGCGCGGCAGACGGCGTCAAAGTTCTCCAGCGGCATAGCTACATGGGGAATCTGTGCCCGTCCGGCCTGTTTGGCAGCTTCGGCGGCAATCCGGTTGTACCGCTCGTTCTTGGCATCTTCCTTCTTGGGGGCGGCCACACAGTAACGGCTGAAGAAGGGGATGATCTCATGCACGCCCAACTCGACGCTGTGACGGATGATCTCGTCCAGCTTGCCCTGCTTGGGGTATCCCACAAACAGGGTGACTGCCATGTCGGGTTCTGCCTTGCTGGGGGCACCCTCGCTGACAGAAAATTCCACCCGCCCAGGCTGGATGGCGGTGACGGTGCCGGTGTATTCCAGTCCGTCCGGTCCGCAGAGGACCACTTCCTCCCCCGCGCGGGCGCGCATGACGTTGGCCAGATGATGGGCGTCGCTGCCGGTGAGGGCGGCTTGCCCATCGGCCAGTTCTCTGGTAAAATAGCGGTGCGGCATCTTATGCCTCTTTCTTTTCGCAGATGATGCAGACCCAGCCGCGCTTTTCCTTGACTTCCACCGGCGTCAGCCCGGCGGCCGCCAGACCGTCCAGCACTTCCTGCTTGCGCTCGTCGATGATACCGCTGGCGATGAACCGGGCGCCCGGTGCCATCAAAGCCGGTACGTGAGGTGCCAGCGACAGAATGGCCGACGCCACGATGTTGGCGGTGATGATGTTGTACTGACCGCTCGCCTTGTCCGAAAGGTCCCCCACCAGCACGGTGAAGCGGTCCGCTACACCGTTACGCTCGGCGTTTTCCCCGGCGGTGCGCACGCACATGGGATCAATGTCCACACCCTCGGCCACTTTGGCCCCCAGTTTCAAGGCTGCGATGGCCAGAATGCCGGAACCGGTGCCGATATCCAGTACCCGCTCGCCGCCTTTTACGATGGCGTCCAGCGTTTCCAGGCACAGACTGGTGGTCTCGTGGGTCCCGGTGCCGAAGGCCATGCCGGGATCCATGGTGATGGCGATGCGGTCGGTGTCATACTTCTCCCAGCCGGGGACAATGGCCAGGCGATTGCCGATATCCATGGGGTGGTAGTATTTTTTCCAGGCGTTCTGCCAGTCTTCCTGCTCCACACCGGTGGTGTTCAGCTGGTATTCAATGCCGCTGTTTTTCAGGCGCTCCTCGAACAGGGGCAGGATCTCCGCCGGGTTTTCGTCGGGTGCCAGATACATGTGCACGATGACGATGTCCCGGGGCTTGTCCAGCAGTTCCTGCTCGATGAGGTCCACATGGGCGATCTCCCAGGATTGCTGTTCCAGGTCGCTGTAATCCTCAATATAGATGCCGCCGTTGGCAACCATCGTGGCGATGGCTTCGGCGGTGTCGGCGTCGCGTTTGGCGACGGTGATGCTGATATCGGTCCATTCCATACGAAAAGTCCTCCGTTTCAAATTATCTGTATTATACAGGAAACCCCCTCACAATTCAATGTAGAAAGGAGAAATCCCCATGCAAATCCGTTTGCTGGACTGCGCTGCGGCGCAAAAAATCTACGAGACCCGCATGGTGCAGGACTTTCCTGCTGCGGAACTCAAACCCTTTACCGCCGTGCGTGAGATGATGCAGGCGGGAATCTACGAACCCCTGGCTCTGGAAGATGAGAACGGTCATCTGCAGGCCTACGCCTGGCAGGTGCTGCTCCCGGGGCGGCGCAGCGCCCTGCTGGACTATTTCGCCGTTCGCAGCGACCTGCGGGGCGGGGGCATCGGGACCCGGGCCCTGCACACCCTGGCCGCTTATTACAAAGATCGCCTCGATGATCTGATCCTGGAGTGTGAGCACCCCGACGAAGCGCCCGACCGGGCAGTGGCAGAGCGCCGCATTGCGTTTTATCTGCGGGCGGGGGCCTGTGCCACCCGGATCGAAAGCCGGGTGTTCGGCGTGCGCTACCGCATCCTGACGCTGCCCTGCGGCGGTCACGCGGCTGACGAAGTGGTGGGGCAGGAACTCAAGGATCTTTACCGCATGATGGTCCCGGAACCCTATTATCGCGGCAACGTGATATTTTTCGGTCCCTGAGGGTATACTACCCCTCAAGGGGGCGTAGTAACGATGAAACTGAATCCAAAAGAGTATGCCGACATGGTATCCCGTGCGTCGCCGCCTTCGCCTGCGATCCGGGATTGCCTGTGGGCATTTTTTGTTGGCGGCGGGATCTGCCTGCTGGGGGAAGCGCTACGCCAGTTTTTCCTGATCTGGTACGACGCGTCTCTCGCCGGCACGCTGACAAGCATCGCCTTGATCTTTCTGTCAGCGGTCTGCACGACACTGGGCTGGTATCAGAAACTGGCGACCAAAGCAGGTGCAGGGACACTCGTGCCCATCACGGGTTTTGCCAATTCGGTGGTGAGCCCGGCCATTGAATTCAAGGCGGAAGGCTGGGTCACCGGTGTGGGCGCCAAAATTTTCGGGATTGCGGGGCCGGTCATCGCCTACGGCACCGCGGCATCGGCGGTGTGGGGCGTGCTCTACTGGCTGCTGGGAAAGGTCGGGTGAACCATGGCCATCCGCAGAAAAGATACCGTACTTTTTGAAAAGCCGCCGGTCATTGCAGCGTGGGCGGCAGCGGGCGGCAAAAAAGAAAGTGAGGGTCCGCTGGCGCCGGGGTTTGATTTTCTGACCCAGGATGCCTCTTTCCCTGACCAATCGTGTGCCAACTGGGAGCAGGCGGAGAGCTTTTTGCAGCAGAAGGCCGCCGAACTCTGTCTGCGCAAGGCAGGTATCAGCCGCAAGGAGGTGGACCTGGCTCTGGCAGGGGATTTGCAGGCCCAGTGTACGGCCAGCAACTACACGATGCGGGCGTTGGAGATTCCCTTTGCCGGTGTTTATGGCGCCTGCTCCACCATGGCCGAAACGCTATGCCTGGCGGCTTCCCTGGCTGCCGGAGGTATTGTGCATCAGGTGATGGCGCTGACCAGCAGCCATTTCTGTGCAGCGGAGCGTCAGTTCCGTACACCGCTGGATTACGGCGCCAAACGCACGCCTACCGCCCAGTGGACAGCCACTGCCGCGGGAGCCTGTCTGCTCCGGGGGCCCGGACAGCGCGGCGTGCCGGTTCTGTCGGTGACGTTCGGCCGTGTGCAGGACTATGCGGTGCACGACATCAATAATATGGGGGCCGCCATGATGCCGGCGGCAGCCTCCACGCTGCTTCGCTATTTTGCGGCCACCGGTGCCGCACCGACGGATTTTGATGCGGTGTTTACCGGGGATCTGGGCGAAGTGGGCAGTGCGCTTCTGAAGGAGCAGATGGAACGGGAGGGCATCCCGCTGCCCAATCACAAGGACTGCGGCTGCCTTTTATATGATGTGCCCGCCCAGAATGTACAGGCGGGCGGCAGCGGAGCCGGCTGCAGCGCGGCGGTACTCTGCAGCCATATTTTGCCGGGACTGCAGAGCGGGCAATACCACCGGGTGCTGTTTGTGGCAACCGGGGCTCTGATGAGTCAGACCACCTTTCTGCAGGGGGAGAGCATTCCCGGCATTGCCCATTGTGTGGAACTGGCAGGGGAGGAAACGGTATGAATTATTTTTGGGCCTTTGTAATTGGCGGCGCCATCTGCGTCGTGGGGCAACTGCTCATCGACTATACCAGTCTGAGTCCGGCGCGGATCCTGACGGGGTACGTG encodes the following:
- the prmA gene encoding 50S ribosomal protein L11 methyltransferase, translated to MEWTDISITVAKRDADTAEAIATMVANGGIYIEDYSDLEQQSWEIAHVDLIEQELLDKPRDIVIVHMYLAPDENPAEILPLFEERLKNSGIEYQLNTTGVEQEDWQNAWKKYYHPMDIGNRLAIVPGWEKYDTDRIAITMDPGMAFGTGTHETTSLCLETLDAIVKGGERVLDIGTGSGILAIAALKLGAKVAEGVDIDPMCVRTAGENAERNGVADRFTVLVGDLSDKASGQYNIITANIVASAILSLAPHVPALMAPGARFIASGIIDERKQEVLDGLAAAGLTPVEVKEKRGWVCIICEKKEA
- a CDS encoding MerR family transcriptional regulator, coding for MQYTVGQMAKRLGVAPSTLRYYDKEGLLPYVERSDGGIRVFKEKDYEWLSIIECLKQSGLSIKEIRRYIDLCWEGDSTIPERLQLFVNRRRAVQQQMAQLQKTLDLLDYKLWFYQTSEAAGTTSIHDGQTAEDIPEEYREAFQHAHGRGDN
- a CDS encoding SpoVA/SpoVAEb family sporulation membrane protein encodes the protein MKLNPKEYADMVSRASPPSPAIRDCLWAFFVGGGICLLGEALRQFFLIWYDASLAGTLTSIALIFLSAVCTTLGWYQKLATKAGAGTLVPITGFANSVVSPAIEFKAEGWVTGVGAKIFGIAGPVIAYGTAASAVWGVLYWLLGKVG
- a CDS encoding nucleotidyltransferase family protein, which produces MAKKPILVVMAAGMGSRYGGLKQIDPVGPSGEAIIDYSLYDARRAGFETVVFIIKHEIEDAFKEAVGARAQRAGLEVRYAYQQLDKLPEGFPVPEGRVKPWGTAHAILVAEEAIGDAPFAVINADDYYGPQGFRLIYDYLSTHADGDRYAWSMVGFLLGNTVSANGSVSRGVCVTDANSNLVSVTERTCIEPYDGGIHFTEDGGTTWTDLPADTVVSMNLWGFTPGYIAEAKAGFAAFLKENLPVNPLKCEYYLPSVVTASLQRKEADVHVLTSADKWYGITYREDKPDLVAALQKMSADGLYPTDKLF
- a CDS encoding stage V sporulation protein AD translates to MAIRRKDTVLFEKPPVIAAWAAAGGKKESEGPLAPGFDFLTQDASFPDQSCANWEQAESFLQQKAAELCLRKAGISRKEVDLALAGDLQAQCTASNYTMRALEIPFAGVYGACSTMAETLCLAASLAAGGIVHQVMALTSSHFCAAERQFRTPLDYGAKRTPTAQWTATAAGACLLRGPGQRGVPVLSVTFGRVQDYAVHDINNMGAAMMPAAASTLLRYFAATGAAPTDFDAVFTGDLGEVGSALLKEQMEREGIPLPNHKDCGCLLYDVPAQNVQAGGSGAGCSAAVLCSHILPGLQSGQYHRVLFVATGALMSQTTFLQGESIPGIAHCVELAGEETV
- a CDS encoding patatin-like phospholipase family protein, whose amino-acid sequence is MPRSKPVRALVLAGGGAKGSYQVGVWRALQELDWHPAIITGASVGTLNGCMFTLGKAREVEELWRSLEIHDVLDVPATLNPEELNAFFQDVIRSGGLNVEPLAERIDVLIDEDAVRRAPIHFGLVMTEMSTMRSLQCPIEAIPQGRLKDYLLASSACFPALRPREIDGVKYIDGGWRDNMPLQLAASMGATELLGVDIDGIGIVRQNNTGLPTRIVRSHWNLGPTLDFDPARAARNMALGYFDTLRLFGRMGGTAYAIQPDPDAFLSRFAEGYQRLLAEVNARAPGMDRVEKSARQRTGYPAPFAPNPSAPTRGALAPLELACERLHVPEDLAYTPKLLAAAFLGSFDKDPADRFPALLSGKDGSLVAERALATAVPEEFVTALVSRVLTGMSPL
- a CDS encoding GNAT family N-acetyltransferase, whose translation is MQIRLLDCAAAQKIYETRMVQDFPAAELKPFTAVREMMQAGIYEPLALEDENGHLQAYAWQVLLPGRRSALLDYFAVRSDLRGGGIGTRALHTLAAYYKDRLDDLILECEHPDEAPDRAVAERRIAFYLRAGACATRIESRVFGVRYRILTLPCGGHAADEVVGQELKDLYRMMVPEPYYRGNVIFFGP
- a CDS encoding RsmE family RNA methyltransferase, encoding MPHRYFTRELADGQAALTGSDAHHLANVMRARAGEEVVLCGPDGLEYTGTVTAIQPGRVEFSVSEGAPSKAEPDMAVTLFVGYPKQGKLDEIIRHSVELGVHEIIPFFSRYCVAAPKKEDAKNERYNRIAAEAAKQAGRAQIPHVAMPLENFDAVCRALSAYDKSLFFYEGGGSPLRELLTPGCAQRLALVTGSEGGFSTEEAAAAAEAGAMTVGLGPRILRCETAPLAALTAAMLLTGNLE